One stretch of Candidatus Bathyarchaeia archaeon DNA includes these proteins:
- a CDS encoding DUF2070 family protein yields MNSLEATKLATEDTLNQSINKAQRHYRSLFSLPSFKTTLLLLAALCLTAGATSTVFFPTAQGLTNGLLLGTALLVATLVVDIFLSNMVLKDPVFNLRRTLFVSLFSWALWLLLMIVGAVFGFVWWLKLCFLGFAVLLTLRTVVFLAVLSAGAGKRLLAILLQPFACLLTFILYWNYINVNLEALLPFIVAMPIIACVSAYVFVFLIDRIGQKEYGAGSMSLFQAFMLNWVASLNAPLESYLEKRGEDVNVQVSLLKFDSSKPKAAIIVPLVHPGPFKNIGSSVLPSLLKQQYTDAYQCDTCVPLGLLGHELDVASQAQNHKIITGIIQNANFEAKIDKATPYVTVSENGVTASCQLFGKTVFLNFTLAPKTTEDLPQELGSLVQQDAQKLGLDALIINAHNCLTETTEIDASIEALRETANKCLNQAAAQKAAPFQVGSHTVYPSEFTLKDGMGAGGITAVVVKVGEQKTAYVVIDGNNMVPGVREKILSSLGAAGFEASEVFTTDTHSVSAVVVGRRGYHPVGEAMNHQILIQHITEAATAAAGNMENCKAGYQRITIPKVRVIGGDCLALLSELVDKAMQKAKQIVVPVFGLEGLLLLLLLFLR; encoded by the coding sequence ATGAATTCACTTGAGGCGACAAAATTGGCGACAGAAGACACCCTAAATCAGTCCATAAACAAAGCACAACGGCACTACCGCTCCCTCTTCTCCCTACCCTCATTCAAAACAACTCTGCTTCTACTTGCCGCTCTCTGCCTAACCGCCGGTGCCACCTCCACAGTATTCTTTCCAACCGCGCAAGGCTTAACCAACGGCCTCCTGCTGGGCACAGCACTTCTGGTAGCCACCCTTGTCGTGGACATTTTCTTAAGCAACATGGTTCTCAAAGACCCCGTTTTCAACCTCCGTCGAACCCTCTTTGTTTCCCTATTCAGCTGGGCACTCTGGCTGCTTCTGATGATAGTCGGGGCAGTGTTCGGGTTTGTCTGGTGGCTAAAACTTTGCTTTTTAGGCTTTGCTGTTCTGTTAACCCTGCGCACAGTGGTGTTTCTTGCGGTCCTGTCCGCAGGAGCAGGAAAACGCTTACTGGCTATTTTGCTTCAACCCTTTGCCTGCCTCCTAACCTTCATCCTCTACTGGAACTACATCAACGTGAATTTGGAAGCTCTTCTCCCCTTCATCGTCGCCATGCCCATCATTGCCTGTGTCAGCGCCTATGTGTTTGTTTTCTTAATTGACCGAATTGGGCAAAAAGAGTACGGCGCAGGTTCCATGTCGCTGTTTCAGGCTTTTATGCTCAACTGGGTTGCCTCCCTCAACGCCCCCTTAGAGAGCTACTTGGAGAAGCGAGGCGAAGATGTCAACGTTCAAGTTTCCCTACTCAAATTTGACTCCTCAAAACCCAAAGCAGCCATAATTGTCCCCCTTGTCCATCCGGGTCCGTTCAAAAATATAGGCAGCAGCGTTTTGCCCTCCCTGCTAAAACAGCAATACACCGATGCCTACCAATGTGACACTTGCGTCCCGCTTGGCTTGCTTGGGCATGAGTTAGACGTTGCCTCCCAAGCCCAAAACCACAAAATCATCACGGGAATCATCCAAAACGCAAACTTTGAAGCCAAAATTGACAAAGCAACCCCCTACGTGACTGTTTCAGAAAACGGTGTAACCGCTTCCTGCCAGCTTTTTGGCAAAACAGTTTTTCTCAACTTCACTCTTGCCCCCAAAACCACCGAAGACCTGCCCCAAGAACTGGGCAGCCTTGTCCAGCAAGACGCACAAAAACTGGGCTTGGACGCTCTGATCATTAATGCGCATAACTGCTTAACCGAAACCACCGAAATCGACGCCTCCATTGAGGCTCTAAGAGAAACCGCCAACAAATGCCTAAACCAAGCAGCCGCCCAAAAAGCCGCCCCTTTCCAAGTTGGCTCCCACACCGTTTACCCCTCGGAATTCACCCTCAAAGACGGCATGGGCGCAGGAGGCATAACCGCAGTTGTTGTGAAAGTGGGCGAGCAAAAAACCGCCTACGTGGTAATTGACGGCAATAACATGGTGCCTGGGGTGCGGGAAAAAATTCTCTCCTCTTTGGGTGCGGCTGGGTTTGAGGCAAGTGAAGTTTTCACAACCGACACGCATTCGGTCAGCGCGGTTGTGGTTGGACGCCGCGGTTACCATCCCGTTGGAGAAGCCATGAACCACCAAATCCTAATCCAGCACATTACCGAAGCCGCCACTGCAGCAGCAGGCAACATGGAAAACTGCAAGGCAGGCTACCAACGTATAACTATCCCAAAAGTCCGCGTAATAGGCGGCGACTGCCTAGCGCTCCTGTCTGAGCTTGTGGATAAAGCCATGCAAAAAGCCAAACAAATCGTCGTTCCCGTCTTTGGCTTGGAAGGTTTACTTTTGCTTCTGCTGCTCTTCTTGCGGTAG
- a CDS encoding NOB1 family endonuclease codes for MGKRVMVLDTSAFVAGFDPFTVREEQVAPPLVEREVKKNAMTMLRFNTAIENGRVKIFEPSPQFLDEVKTCATSVGDSFFLSETDMHVLALALEVKARGDCPQIVTDDYSIQNVAAKLGVGFVSLATFGIKRVLNWIRYCPACRRTYPANFQSSECPVCGTGLKRKPKRTTKR; via the coding sequence TTGGGCAAACGCGTGATGGTTTTGGATACATCGGCGTTTGTTGCAGGGTTTGACCCCTTCACGGTGCGCGAAGAGCAGGTTGCACCCCCACTTGTGGAGCGTGAGGTCAAAAAGAACGCCATGACCATGCTCAGGTTCAACACCGCCATCGAAAATGGGCGCGTAAAGATTTTTGAGCCTTCACCGCAGTTTTTGGATGAAGTGAAGACATGCGCCACCTCGGTTGGGGACTCATTTTTCCTTTCTGAAACGGACATGCATGTTTTGGCGTTGGCTTTGGAGGTTAAAGCTCGAGGTGACTGCCCGCAGATTGTCACTGACGACTACTCCATCCAAAACGTAGCAGCCAAGCTGGGCGTGGGGTTTGTGTCTTTGGCAACATTTGGAATTAAACGGGTGCTTAACTGGATACGGTACTGCCCCGCTTGCCGCCGAACCTACCCCGCGAACTTTCAAAGCTCCGAATGCCCCGTCTGCGGAACAGGACTGAAACGCAAGCCCAAACGCACAACAAAACGGTAG
- a CDS encoding NAD(+)/NADH kinase, with product MFKSVGLVARYDKKQALTLAKELSEHLSQKGVEVYLEETLRGKMKAEGKLVPLKEMKTDFVITIGGDGTVLRTCLKLPKPEPPVLAVNMGVRGFLTEVNPSEACAAVDRILGGDFKIEKCAKLSTVANGEPTPDALNDVVVSSGEPSKILYLQIFKDDLPIAQLEADGVIVSTRTGSTGYTLSAGGPVLDSDVDAIVLTPICSLTTFRSMVFHADAKIRIEPVRPKEMLVLVDGAYRRLLPEGQASVTVTSSRDVSSFIRFKSDFYSRLESRLQFKGCVRERDEQ from the coding sequence TTGTTCAAAAGCGTCGGATTAGTCGCCCGATACGATAAAAAGCAAGCGTTGACGCTGGCAAAGGAGCTCTCGGAGCATCTTTCTCAAAAAGGCGTCGAAGTCTACTTGGAGGAGACGCTACGGGGAAAAATGAAAGCCGAAGGCAAGCTGGTTCCACTTAAAGAAATGAAAACCGACTTTGTAATCACCATAGGCGGCGACGGAACTGTTCTGCGAACTTGCCTCAAGCTGCCCAAGCCTGAGCCACCCGTTTTAGCTGTAAACATGGGTGTCCGAGGTTTTCTCACTGAAGTTAACCCTAGCGAAGCCTGCGCGGCAGTAGACCGAATCTTGGGTGGCGATTTCAAAATTGAGAAATGTGCCAAACTCTCCACAGTTGCCAACGGAGAACCGACGCCTGACGCGCTTAATGATGTGGTAGTTTCCAGTGGGGAGCCCTCCAAGATTTTGTATTTACAGATTTTCAAGGATGACTTGCCCATTGCCCAGTTAGAAGCTGATGGCGTAATTGTTTCTACGCGGACGGGTTCCACGGGGTACACACTTTCGGCGGGCGGACCTGTCTTGGATTCGGATGTGGACGCCATTGTTTTGACACCCATTTGTTCATTGACCACTTTTCGCTCGATGGTTTTTCATGCAGACGCCAAAATCCGAATTGAACCTGTGCGTCCCAAGGAGATGTTGGTTTTAGTGGATGGCGCTTACCGTCGTTTGTTGCCTGAGGGGCAAGCTTCTGTTACCGTCACGAGTTCACGGGATGTGTCTTCGTTTATCAGGTTTAAGTCGGATTTTTACAGTCGACTGGAGAGCAGGCTGCAGTTTAAGGGCTGTGTTAGGGAAAGGGATGAACAATAG
- a CDS encoding translation initiation factor IF-5A, producing MTKPMDVGELRVGGYMMIDNEPCRIVDITKSKPGKHGAAKARIVAIGVFDDQKRQFVKPVDANAEVPIIDKRTGQIFAVNPTGVQIMDLETFEYIDAPFPDEEDLKSKIVAGVEVEYWRILGKVKITRTK from the coding sequence ATGACTAAGCCAATGGACGTTGGAGAATTACGCGTTGGCGGCTACATGATGATTGACAACGAACCCTGCCGCATAGTGGACATAACCAAGTCCAAACCCGGAAAACACGGCGCCGCCAAAGCAAGAATAGTAGCCATAGGCGTATTTGACGATCAAAAACGACAATTCGTAAAACCCGTCGACGCCAACGCAGAAGTTCCCATAATTGATAAACGAACCGGACAAATCTTCGCAGTTAACCCCACAGGCGTCCAGATTATGGACCTTGAAACTTTCGAGTACATAGATGCTCCGTTTCCCGACGAAGAAGACCTGAAAAGCAAAATCGTCGCGGGCGTAGAAGTTGAGTACTGGCGGATTCTGGGCAAAGTGAAGATTACCCGAACCAAATAG
- a CDS encoding signal recognition particle protein Srp54: MALDRLGSSLTDAIKKIFKSSVVDEAAVKELVRDIQRALLQADVNVQLVLGISKRIEERALKEKMPPGISRREHVIKVVYEELTAFVGQKNVPLKMEPGKKFVLMLVGIQGSGKTTHAAKLARLLQKKGLKPALICADTFRPGAYAQLQQLAARINVPIYGDPKAKDPVKVVAQGLKQFPDKDIVIVDTSGRHKEEKDLIKEMKDLERHIKPNEVMMVIDGTIGQQALVQAQTFHEATPIGSILVTKLDGSARGGGALSAVAATGAPIKFIGTGEKVEDIEQFVPSRFVGRLLGMGDLETLLERVKEAEIKVPQKKTKQMLSGKFTLTDMYEQFEAVKSMGPFKKVLQMLPGMSSKVPDDMLNLAEGRLEKWRVIIQSMTPEEKENPKIINYSRARRVAHGSGTSEKEVKELLKQYVMMRRMLKMMKRKKGRLPFMQGMGGQGFPTDFK; encoded by the coding sequence ATGGCTCTAGACCGCTTAGGCTCCTCACTTACGGACGCAATTAAAAAGATTTTCAAGTCCTCCGTGGTAGATGAAGCTGCGGTTAAGGAACTTGTCCGAGACATCCAACGGGCGCTTTTGCAAGCTGACGTTAACGTGCAGCTAGTTTTGGGCATCTCCAAACGCATTGAAGAACGCGCCCTCAAAGAAAAAATGCCCCCAGGCATCAGCCGACGCGAACACGTCATAAAAGTGGTCTACGAAGAACTCACCGCGTTTGTGGGTCAAAAAAACGTGCCCCTCAAAATGGAACCCGGCAAAAAATTTGTCCTCATGCTGGTGGGCATTCAAGGTTCAGGCAAAACCACCCATGCAGCTAAACTTGCGCGGCTTCTGCAGAAAAAGGGGCTGAAACCCGCTCTGATTTGCGCCGACACCTTCAGACCAGGCGCGTATGCGCAGCTGCAGCAGTTAGCCGCCCGAATTAACGTTCCCATTTACGGTGACCCCAAAGCAAAAGACCCCGTTAAAGTGGTTGCTCAGGGGCTCAAACAGTTCCCCGACAAAGACATCGTCATCGTGGACACATCAGGTCGCCACAAGGAAGAAAAAGACCTCATTAAAGAAATGAAAGACCTTGAGCGCCACATCAAACCCAACGAAGTCATGATGGTTATCGACGGCACAATTGGGCAGCAGGCTTTGGTTCAAGCTCAGACGTTTCATGAAGCTACCCCCATCGGCTCTATTCTTGTAACTAAACTGGACGGTTCCGCACGCGGTGGAGGTGCGCTTTCCGCAGTAGCAGCAACAGGAGCACCCATAAAATTCATCGGAACCGGCGAGAAAGTCGAAGACATTGAACAGTTTGTTCCCTCCCGCTTTGTTGGACGCCTTTTGGGTATGGGTGATTTGGAGACGCTGCTGGAGCGGGTCAAAGAAGCTGAAATTAAAGTTCCCCAAAAGAAAACCAAACAGATGCTTAGCGGCAAATTCACCTTAACGGACATGTATGAACAGTTCGAAGCCGTAAAAAGCATGGGGCCCTTCAAAAAGGTGCTTCAGATGCTGCCTGGTATGTCCAGTAAGGTGCCCGACGACATGCTTAACTTGGCGGAAGGGCGGCTTGAGAAATGGCGGGTTATTATCCAGTCGATGACTCCTGAGGAAAAGGAGAACCCAAAAATAATCAACTACAGCCGCGCCCGACGTGTAGCCCACGGTTCGGGAACCAGCGAAAAAGAGGTCAAAGAGCTGCTTAAGCAGTATGTTATGATGCGGCGAATGCTAAAGATGATGAAACGCAAAAAAGGGCGGCTTCCCTTCATGCAGGGCATGGGTGGGCAAGGGTTCCCAACGGACTTCAAGTAG
- a CDS encoding tRNA pseudouridine(54/55) synthase Pus10 — translation MNVLEKALQMLEKHPLCDHCLGRQFALLGYGLENRRRGAALKLSLTLQAAEQALEKNPQGIKNLHVLASNGFSQAAQDMLTHLKKSQPKTDASPCFLCEDTFQTVDSLISKVLEKTHEYEYTTFLMGVELPTAVMEREDEFKAVFNVTHGESIKHEFGRVLGKQVEAETGKTPEYGAPDIMIIANPFTQSIKLQVNPLFVAGRYRKLVRDIPQSRWFCSNCRGRGCSECGGTGLMYPESVEALVSEPFLEAAQGEKTAFHASGREDIDARMLGTGRPFVVEVSKPKKRCLDLKGIQEVINTAAKDKVEVSRLRFTDRDKVRKLKKAENAQKEYRALIVFENEVSDADMLLVEEKLNGVTVKQQTPLRVMHRRADLTRERYIYKLKVKKLSPKEALMEVRCQGGLYVKELVSGDEGRTLPSVAALLKNPAKIIKLDVLKVIMEDQ, via the coding sequence ATGAATGTTTTAGAGAAAGCTCTGCAGATGCTTGAGAAGCACCCTTTATGTGACCACTGCTTGGGCAGGCAGTTTGCACTTTTGGGCTATGGTTTAGAGAATCGCCGACGAGGAGCCGCCTTGAAGCTGAGTCTAACATTGCAGGCTGCTGAGCAAGCTTTGGAAAAAAACCCTCAAGGCATAAAAAACCTTCACGTCTTGGCTTCCAACGGTTTCTCACAGGCAGCCCAAGACATGCTAACTCACCTCAAAAAAAGTCAGCCTAAAACGGATGCTTCACCCTGTTTTCTGTGTGAAGACACCTTCCAGACCGTTGACTCCCTCATCTCAAAGGTTTTGGAGAAAACCCACGAGTATGAGTACACAACGTTTCTGATGGGCGTGGAGTTACCAACTGCGGTGATGGAACGCGAAGACGAATTTAAAGCAGTCTTTAACGTGACCCATGGGGAAAGCATAAAACATGAATTTGGACGCGTGCTGGGCAAACAGGTGGAAGCTGAAACCGGCAAAACCCCCGAATACGGCGCCCCTGACATCATGATTATCGCCAACCCTTTCACCCAAAGCATTAAGCTGCAGGTCAACCCCCTCTTTGTAGCAGGCAGATACCGCAAACTGGTCCGCGACATTCCCCAATCCCGATGGTTCTGTTCCAACTGCCGCGGCAGAGGCTGCAGTGAATGCGGCGGAACAGGATTGATGTATCCTGAGTCGGTTGAAGCGCTGGTTTCCGAGCCGTTTTTGGAGGCGGCGCAGGGCGAGAAAACAGCTTTTCATGCGTCAGGACGCGAGGACATCGACGCCCGCATGTTAGGCACGGGGCGCCCCTTTGTGGTGGAAGTTTCTAAACCCAAAAAACGCTGCTTGGACCTAAAAGGCATTCAAGAAGTCATTAACACGGCAGCAAAGGATAAGGTGGAGGTTTCCCGTTTACGCTTCACCGACCGCGACAAAGTCCGCAAACTAAAGAAAGCTGAGAACGCCCAAAAAGAGTACCGCGCCCTTATCGTGTTTGAGAATGAGGTTTCTGACGCCGACATGTTGTTGGTGGAGGAAAAACTTAACGGGGTCACGGTTAAGCAGCAGACGCCTTTGAGGGTTATGCATCGACGTGCGGATTTGACGCGGGAAAGGTACATATATAAGCTTAAAGTTAAGAAGTTGTCACCCAAAGAGGCTTTAATGGAAGTAAGATGCCAAGGAGGCCTCTACGTCAAAGAATTGGTGTCAGGCGATGAAGGGCGAACCTTACCCAGCGTTGCGGCTTTACTCAAAAACCCAGCGAAGATTATCAAGCTTGACGTTTTGAAAGTTATCATGGAAGACCAATAG
- a CDS encoding 50S ribosomal protein L21e has product MKPSKGYCAASRGVMTKSFRDKGKPKLTKFLHEYTMGDSVIIKIDSSQQKALPHRRFHGKIGKVVDKRGRGYIVKVAQGNATRELIVRTEHLEPYKGT; this is encoded by the coding sequence ATGAAACCCTCAAAAGGATATTGCGCCGCAAGCCGCGGTGTCATGACCAAGTCGTTCCGAGACAAAGGCAAGCCAAAACTGACAAAGTTCCTACATGAATACACAATGGGAGACAGCGTCATAATCAAAATTGACTCTAGCCAGCAGAAGGCACTGCCCCACAGACGCTTCCACGGCAAAATTGGCAAAGTCGTCGACAAACGTGGACGAGGCTACATCGTGAAGGTTGCTCAAGGCAACGCCACCCGCGAACTCATCGTCCGAACAGAACATCTAGAACCCTACAAAGGCACGTAA
- a CDS encoding RNA polymerase Rpb4 — translation MSKRETSESRLTLPQVKQVLESLGEENLDQFQRRTLDYVSKFAKVDPADAEVLLEKLVKDFELDEADAVQIINCMPESVDELRIFLAGGRKIIETQKLSAIVNLLNETRLLK, via the coding sequence ATGAGTAAAAGAGAAACAAGCGAAAGTAGGCTCACTTTGCCCCAAGTTAAACAGGTACTGGAATCTCTGGGCGAAGAAAACTTGGATCAGTTCCAACGCCGTACGTTAGATTACGTTTCAAAATTCGCCAAAGTTGACCCTGCTGACGCTGAAGTTCTCTTAGAAAAACTAGTTAAAGACTTCGAGCTTGACGAGGCTGACGCGGTCCAGATAATTAACTGCATGCCCGAAAGCGTAGATGAGCTGCGCATATTTTTGGCTGGCGGACGCAAAATTATTGAAACCCAAAAACTTTCCGCTATCGTGAACCTCTTGAACGAAACCAGACTCCTAAAATAG
- a CDS encoding DUF655 domain-containing protein, producing MEKQYEEYAYVLDFLQHGKPGFRPTGRAGYRAGALIQCVGEEFFTLLEALVKEGLTLRPSDRVYVGKDSRDEVTYIIGRIGYEELTASAKSELNSTVGKIVQNREEWFVKFFNTARAITPRMHALELIPGIGKKYMWQVINERERKPFQNYDDITKRTELPNPVKLITKRVMEELEGESKYRLFTRFH from the coding sequence ATGGAGAAGCAATACGAGGAGTATGCTTACGTACTGGACTTCCTACAACACGGCAAGCCTGGCTTTCGCCCCACTGGTCGCGCCGGTTACCGAGCAGGTGCGCTGATTCAATGCGTCGGCGAAGAATTCTTCACCCTGCTAGAAGCCCTAGTGAAAGAAGGCTTAACCCTGCGGCCTTCTGACCGCGTTTACGTGGGCAAAGACAGCCGCGACGAAGTCACCTACATAATTGGGCGCATCGGCTATGAAGAACTCACAGCCTCCGCAAAGTCCGAGCTAAACTCTACTGTAGGCAAAATTGTCCAAAACCGCGAAGAATGGTTCGTCAAATTCTTCAACACCGCCCGTGCTATAACTCCTCGTATGCATGCCTTAGAGTTGATTCCGGGCATCGGCAAAAAATACATGTGGCAAGTTATCAACGAACGTGAACGCAAGCCCTTCCAAAACTACGATGACATAACCAAACGCACCGAACTGCCCAACCCCGTCAAACTGATCACCAAACGAGTGATGGAGGAGCTTGAAGGCGAAAGCAAATACCGCCTTTTCACCCGCTTCCACTAG
- the rsmA gene encoding 16S rRNA (adenine(1518)-N(6)/adenine(1519)-N(6))-dimethyltransferase RsmA has product MNLEKMKVLLQELDVVPNKVLGQNFLVDASVYPKLITHAKLNAEDTVLDAGAGFGFLTVFLAKNCKHVIAVEKDPQVAKGLRAQLKDVSNVTLINGDVLKTPLPLFNKTVSAPPYYLSSHLVAWLIDRGFECAVLIVQKEFAERLVAPVGSENYGWLSVVAQQTVTAEVLDEVPRWMFFPPPEVDSVILKLTPWETPPFLVKDVALFRRLTKWLFTQRNKKVDNALVPFIRAEFKVDKTEAAKMASTFPLHNRRARELTPSDFGALADALSQ; this is encoded by the coding sequence ATGAACCTTGAAAAAATGAAGGTTTTGCTGCAGGAACTTGACGTAGTTCCCAACAAGGTTCTTGGGCAGAACTTTCTGGTTGACGCTTCGGTTTATCCAAAACTAATCACACACGCCAAACTAAATGCGGAAGACACTGTGCTGGATGCGGGGGCTGGGTTTGGGTTTTTGACGGTGTTTCTTGCCAAAAACTGCAAACATGTTATAGCTGTAGAGAAAGACCCGCAAGTAGCCAAAGGACTGCGCGCGCAGCTCAAGGATGTATCCAATGTCACCTTAATCAACGGCGACGTCCTGAAAACTCCGTTGCCTCTATTCAACAAAACAGTGTCTGCTCCGCCCTATTACTTAAGCTCGCATCTAGTCGCTTGGCTTATCGACCGCGGCTTTGAATGTGCAGTGCTTATTGTGCAAAAAGAATTCGCAGAACGCCTCGTGGCGCCAGTTGGCAGCGAAAACTATGGTTGGCTATCCGTAGTTGCCCAGCAAACTGTGACCGCTGAAGTTCTAGATGAAGTTCCGCGTTGGATGTTTTTTCCCCCGCCCGAAGTAGACTCCGTAATTCTTAAGTTAACGCCTTGGGAAACGCCACCGTTCTTGGTGAAGGATGTGGCGTTGTTTAGGCGGCTGACCAAGTGGCTGTTTACGCAGCGCAACAAGAAAGTGGATAATGCTTTGGTGCCTTTCATCAGGGCAGAGTTCAAGGTGGATAAAACCGAAGCAGCAAAAATGGCATCAACATTTCCGCTTCACAACCGACGCGCCCGAGAACTAACACCCAGCGATTTCGGAGCCTTAGCCGATGCCCTCAGCCAATAA